The Candidatus Melainabacteria bacterium DNA segment GGAGCCAGGACCGGTAGCGCGTTTTGTGCCCACGTACACTACTCCTTAGTTAGACGTGGAAGAAAGCGCCCGGATTCTTCAACCCGAACGCAGCTGGTTCACTTACCCCAGTTCGCACCATGGGGAATGGCATTGCCCCAGACGTCCATTTCTCCATCGACCATCTTGAGGGCCTTTTTGACCATGGACTCGCAGGCCTCGATCTTCTGCTCAGCAAAAGCGAGAACGGCAATGCGACTCGCAGACGGCATACTGGCTGCCGACGCATTGAACTCGAAGATGCCCCAGGTATAATCGAACGACGCGTCCAAATTCGTCATAGCTTCGCTCACATGAGCCGTCATCAAGCTGACCAGCTCGAAGATCTCCTGGGAGACAGCCATGTGAGAGGGAAGCTCAAGTAGCTTTGCGTCGATACGCGCAGCCGCCTCTTGTGCACATTTTGCTCGAGTCGTGAGTGTGACCAGAGCTCGGTCAATCACATCACGTTGCGCCATTGCGTTCATCCACATTTGTCCTTCAGGTTTGAGTGATCGAGGAACAGCGAATCGACGCCGGTTGAAACCGAATCGATACCGCTAGCGGTGGCTCAATCCCTTTCGAGCTCGATACCACTGATAGTGACTCGACCCGGTTGGAACCGAATCGAGTCTCTGATGCGAAAAGACTAGTTGTCGCCAGCCGAAGCCAGAGCCAACTCCGCCTGCATGCGATCCATGGCCTCGCTGAAGTAATCGAAACCGAGCTGAATAGCCTCGGGTCTCGACATATCAATACCCGCCTCACGCAAAGCGTCTAGCGGGAATTTCGACTTGCCGGAGCGCAGGAAGCCAAAGTAAGCTTCGACGGCTGCCTGTCCATTGATGATCATATTGCGAGCCAGTCCAATTGCCGCCGACATGCCGGTGGCGTACGCATAGACGTAGAATGGTGCCACCACGAAGTGAGGCACACGCAGCCATTCATATTTGATCAGCTCGTCGATGACCACAGTGGGACCGTAGTAGTCGGTGACAATCTCGAGATAGAGATCGCAGAGCAGTTCGAGCGTCAGCGGAGTCTTGTTACAGCCCTCACCTTCAGCCAACTTGAACACCCGCCGCTCGAATTCAGCAAACATCGCCTGCCTGATCACAGCACCACGGAAATTCTCCAGGTCCTGATTGAGCAGATGCATGCGCATTTGCGAACTGTCTGCTGTCTGAAGCAGATGGTTAGTGATCAACTGCTCGTTGACGATCGACGCGATTTCAGCGCAGAACGTCGGATAGTCGCGATACACGAACGGTTGCGTGCCATTCGCCTCTTCTGAATGCGAATAATGCCCGCCCTCATGACCGAGCGTGAAGACATCACGCAACAATCCCTTGAAGTTCAGCAGGAGGTAACCAGGATACCCCCATTGACTGGCACTGAAAGCTCCGTTTTCCTTCCCTTCGTTGGGCAGAACATCAACGCGCTTCGCTTCGAACAGCGCTCCAAGCCGAGCCACATAAGACGGTCCCAGAAGACTGAGCGCCTCCAAAACCGTCTGCTTTGACTGTTCGTAGGTGAAAGCCTGCTCGAAGCCCGGGATGAGGGGCACATCGAGGTCATACATGTGGAGCTTGTCGACGCCCAACAAGTTTCGACGCAGCTCGAGATAGCGCTGCAGTTCGCCGCGATTGGCTCGCGCCGTCGTGATCAACGCATCATAGACATCGACAGGCAGCCTTGGATCAGACAGCTTCATCTCGAGCACGCTTTTGAAATTGCGCGCCCGTGCGGTGAAGATCTGGCTTTCAACGCTGGCGATATAATTCGCAGCCAACGTCGGCGCGAATTTCGCATAAGTTGCTAACACACCTTCGAAAGCTTGCTTACGAGTTTGACGTTCGCGACTCTGTAATAAAACACGCAGAAAGCCCTCGTCGAGGTCTGCCCATTCCGTTTCCTTGCCATCTTCGAACTTGATGGCGACGCGCGGCATGAAGCGGGGCATAA contains these protein-coding regions:
- a CDS encoding oligoendopeptidase F family protein produces the protein MVSNAGQSGKLPRSEVDPAKKWDLTQLFKDDAAVSAAFAEIEAQLPAFAPFNGHIADSAESLLAYLRFSEDVEHKFEKLALYTYLLRSQDASNAHASALATTAEKLGSRVADACAFANAELSNIDSAQLEAFIDAQPALGVYRHFFANLALDREHIREEPIERLLAQSAVLLSGPSIMFKTTTQVVMPRFMPRVAIKFEDGKETEWADLDEGFLRVLLQSRERQTRKQAFEGVLATYAKFAPTLAANYIASVESQIFTARARNFKSVLEMKLSDPRLPVDVYDALITTARANRGELQRYLELRRNLLGVDKLHMYDLDVPLIPGFEQAFTYEQSKQTVLEALSLLGPSYVARLGALFEAKRVDVLPNEGKENGAFSASQWGYPGYLLLNFKGLLRDVFTLGHEGGHYSHSEEANGTQPFVYRDYPTFCAEIASIVNEQLITNHLLQTADSSQMRMHLLNQDLENFRGAVIRQAMFAEFERRVFKLAEGEGCNKTPLTLELLCDLYLEIVTDYYGPTVVIDELIKYEWLRVPHFVVAPFYVYAYATGMSAAIGLARNMIINGQAAVEAYFGFLRSGKSKFPLDALREAGIDMSRPEAIQLGFDYFSEAMDRMQAELALASAGDN